One segment of Ferrovum sp. PN-J185 DNA contains the following:
- the prfA gene encoding peptide chain release factor 1, whose translation MKDSLKTRLIALDQRLTEIDALLSNPNVTDDMDQYRKLTKEHAEITPVVQLFHQYQQTNQDIDAAQLMLQDPELKEFAEEEIKSGREHIESIENQIQKELLPKDPNDDRNIFMEIRAGTGGDESALFAGSLFRMYSRYAERQGWPIEIISHSDGEVGGFKEIIFRIEGHGAYSRLKFESGGHRVQRVPETETQGRIHTSACTVAVMPEADEVADVTLNPAELRIDTFRASGAGGQHINKTDSAVRITHIPTGIVVECQDGRSQHKNKAQAMAVLVARIRDKQLREQQAKEAATRKSLIGSGDRSERIRTYNFPQGRVTDHRINLTLYKIDAIMDGDINELTSILMAEHQAELLANLGEE comes from the coding sequence ATGAAAGATTCACTTAAAACGAGGCTGATTGCACTTGATCAGCGCCTCACTGAAATTGATGCATTGTTATCCAACCCTAACGTCACTGACGATATGGATCAATATCGCAAACTAACAAAAGAGCATGCTGAAATCACACCGGTAGTACAGTTATTTCATCAATACCAACAAACCAACCAAGATATTGATGCTGCTCAACTGATGTTACAAGATCCAGAGCTCAAAGAGTTTGCAGAGGAAGAAATTAAATCTGGTAGAGAACATATTGAGTCTATTGAAAATCAAATACAAAAAGAGCTTCTCCCTAAAGACCCTAATGATGATCGCAATATATTCATGGAAATTAGAGCAGGGACAGGAGGAGACGAATCAGCCTTATTTGCTGGCTCATTATTTCGCATGTACTCACGTTACGCAGAACGACAAGGTTGGCCTATCGAAATTATTTCACACAGCGATGGGGAAGTGGGTGGATTTAAAGAGATTATTTTTAGAATTGAAGGGCACGGCGCCTACTCACGTCTTAAGTTTGAATCGGGTGGACATCGTGTGCAACGTGTTCCGGAAACTGAAACACAAGGAAGAATTCACACCTCTGCGTGTACTGTAGCGGTGATGCCTGAAGCTGACGAAGTGGCTGATGTCACACTCAATCCTGCCGAATTACGTATTGATACCTTTCGTGCAAGTGGCGCTGGTGGACAACACATCAATAAAACCGATTCTGCAGTTCGTATCACCCATATCCCAACCGGTATTGTGGTTGAGTGCCAAGACGGTCGCAGTCAACATAAAAATAAAGCACAGGCGATGGCTGTGTTGGTAGCTCGTATTAGAGACAAACAATTAAGGGAGCAGCAAGCAAAAGAAGCCGCCACCAGAAAATCACTCATTGGTAGTGGTGACAGATCAGAACGTATCCGCACATATAACTTCCCACAAGGCAGAGTGACTGACCATCGCATTAACCTTACACTATATAAAATCGATGCCATCATGGACGGCGATATTAACGAATTAACCTCAATTCTTATGGCTGAGCATCAAGCGGAATTATTGGCAAATCTAGGTGAAGAGTGA
- the prmC gene encoding peptide chain release factor N(5)-glutamine methyltransferase, producing MIIAEALNKSAPLSLERRRLVEYLTQQNYAYLLAHANDSLSEAQTSLFHQLLQRLHLGEPLAYVIGEQEFYGLSFKVNPAVLIPRADTELLIDTAVPLLNSLSHPRCLDLGTGSGAIAITLCALCPHIEMTAVDVSIDALAVAQDNASRLLKERVTQLSWLHSDWYNNVSGHYDIIVSNPPYIAEGDTHLTEDGLPFEPQLALTSPWRGTQALQHIITEAPRFLTRPGYLLVEHGYDQENPVHALMKEAGFNHIKTYQDLNRLPRLTSGILR from the coding sequence GTGATTATAGCTGAGGCACTCAATAAAAGCGCCCCTTTGTCTCTTGAAAGACGTCGACTAGTCGAATATCTCACTCAACAAAACTACGCTTATTTATTAGCTCATGCCAATGATAGTCTTAGCGAGGCGCAAACTAGTTTGTTTCATCAGCTTCTGCAACGCCTACACCTTGGTGAACCCTTAGCCTATGTAATTGGGGAACAAGAGTTCTATGGACTATCATTTAAGGTGAATCCTGCGGTTCTTATTCCTCGGGCGGATACGGAATTATTAATTGATACTGCTGTTCCACTGCTTAACTCACTCAGCCATCCACGCTGCCTTGATTTGGGTACTGGCTCAGGGGCAATTGCTATTACATTGTGTGCACTGTGTCCTCATATAGAAATGACTGCCGTTGATGTTTCTATTGATGCGTTAGCTGTAGCTCAAGATAACGCCAGCCGGCTATTAAAAGAAAGAGTAACTCAGCTGTCTTGGCTACACAGTGATTGGTATAACAATGTTTCAGGACACTATGACATTATCGTGTCCAATCCCCCTTATATTGCTGAGGGAGACACCCACTTAACTGAAGATGGTTTACCCTTTGAGCCACAACTAGCCTTAACCTCCCCTTGGCGTGGGACGCAAGCATTGCAACATATTATTACTGAAGCACCACGTTTTCTGACAAGACCGGGCTATTTACTTGTTGAACATGGTTATGATCAAGAAAATCCTGTCCATGCATTGATGAAAGAAGCCGGCTTTAACCATATAAAGACCTATCAAGATTTAAATCGGCTACCCAGATTAACAAGCGGGATTTTGCGCTAA
- the grxD gene encoding Grx4 family monothiol glutaredoxin, which produces MSARDVIDNQVKSNKVVLYMKGSPDFPQCGFSANAVKILRASGVNDFLAVDVLQDPEIRQGIKEYANWPTIPQLYINGEFIGGSDIMTEMYQSGELKDII; this is translated from the coding sequence ATGTCAGCAAGAGATGTCATTGATAATCAAGTTAAATCAAATAAGGTTGTGTTGTATATGAAAGGCAGTCCTGATTTCCCTCAGTGTGGCTTTTCAGCAAATGCAGTTAAAATTTTACGTGCCAGTGGTGTGAATGACTTTTTGGCTGTAGATGTTCTCCAAGACCCTGAAATTCGTCAAGGTATTAAAGAATATGCCAATTGGCCAACCATTCCCCAACTTTACATCAATGGTGAATTCATTGGTGGTTCAGATATTATGACTGAAATGTATCAAAGTGGTGAATTAAAAGATATTATTTAA
- a CDS encoding S1/P1 nuclease, which produces MTSLADMAQFLHKKHIKRYYPRALIYYQGLIGLILSFFCSTVFAWGDVGHEVVMAIAWQHLNQHSKAAIESLLEKDNSTLTAKTPIAMATWADRYRSQKSSDGNDAYQHTHLWHFIDLNIDHPNLDKACFHFPSNPGFASEGPSHDCVTHKIKEFSDELKRFYASSNPREQQEAILAMKFLVHFMGDLHQPLHASDHHDSGGNRVKIFFQQKQINLHHFWDTTIVLSLGSDPNQIAFMLNKEITNDNLRNWQKGTLLDWTKESFGTARQLIYEPLLMSHDKNFYNHQQHIIEAQRIAKIQLEEAGIRLAYLLNQDFN; this is translated from the coding sequence ATGACATCTCTTGCTGACATGGCTCAATTTCTCCATAAAAAACATATAAAAAGATATTATCCTAGGGCTTTGATTTACTATCAAGGTTTAATTGGACTAATTTTGTCCTTTTTTTGTTCCACTGTCTTTGCGTGGGGTGATGTCGGTCATGAAGTGGTCATGGCCATCGCCTGGCAACACTTGAATCAGCATAGTAAAGCAGCCATTGAATCACTACTAGAAAAAGATAATAGTACACTTACGGCAAAGACACCTATAGCTATGGCCACTTGGGCTGATCGCTATCGTAGTCAAAAAAGTAGTGATGGCAACGATGCCTATCAACATACCCATTTATGGCATTTTATTGATCTGAACATTGACCATCCGAATCTAGATAAAGCCTGTTTTCATTTTCCAAGTAATCCGGGATTTGCCAGTGAGGGGCCTAGTCATGACTGCGTTACCCACAAAATCAAAGAGTTTTCTGACGAGCTAAAACGTTTTTACGCGAGCTCTAACCCTAGGGAACAACAAGAAGCTATCTTGGCTATGAAGTTCTTAGTTCATTTTATGGGGGACTTACACCAACCACTTCATGCCAGCGATCATCATGATAGTGGTGGCAATAGAGTAAAAATCTTCTTTCAGCAAAAACAAATTAACTTACATCATTTTTGGGATACAACTATTGTCTTGTCATTAGGCTCTGATCCCAATCAAATTGCTTTTATGCTCAATAAAGAAATTACCAACGACAATTTACGTAATTGGCAGAAAGGAACGCTACTAGATTGGACTAAGGAGTCTTTTGGAACAGCAAGACAATTGATCTATGAGCCATTGTTAATGAGTCATGATAAAAACTTTTATAATCATCAACAACATATTATCGAAGCACAACGCATCGCAAAAATTCAATTAGAAGAGGCAGGAATTCGTCTTGCTTATTTACTCAATCAAGATTTCAATTAA
- the rfaH gene encoding transcription/translation regulatory transformer protein RfaH yields MKKWYVVQAKPRDEERAELELANQGFTIYLPKIVVEKKKSNKIQKVQEPLFPRYLFIQLDYTHDDSYTIRSTRGVGSGLLLFGGTPAIVPDVIIEDIRSMCENSAAYPKPLYQQGDTLLVREGPFKGLIGVLEKINAASTGEARVLVLIELLGKIQRLTFPINQVTLA; encoded by the coding sequence ATGAAAAAGTGGTATGTGGTTCAAGCAAAACCGCGTGATGAAGAGCGTGCTGAACTCGAGCTCGCCAATCAGGGGTTTACTATTTATTTACCTAAAATTGTTGTTGAGAAGAAAAAAAGTAATAAGATTCAAAAAGTACAAGAGCCTTTGTTTCCGCGTTATTTGTTTATACAACTTGATTACACCCATGATGACAGCTACACCATTCGATCAACTCGAGGGGTAGGAAGTGGGCTACTGCTCTTTGGAGGCACACCGGCTATTGTGCCAGATGTAATTATTGAAGATATTAGAAGCATGTGTGAGAACTCCGCAGCTTATCCTAAACCTCTTTATCAACAAGGTGATACGTTACTTGTTAGAGAGGGACCCTTTAAAGGATTGATAGGGGTACTCGAGAAAATCAATGCAGCAAGTACTGGAGAAGCCAGGGTATTGGTATTGATTGAGTTATTAGGTAAGATTCAACGCTTAACATTTCCTATTAATCAAGTTACTTTGGCTTAA
- a CDS encoding haloacid dehalogenase type II produces the protein MAIKAVVFDAYGTLFDVYSVGVLAEELFPGNGQALSQIWRDKQIEYTRLITQSDPHNPQGSQYYLPFEEITRCALRYACKRLSLLLNDDKERQLMDAYNQLTPFPENLSVLRALHEKKINTAILSNGSHEMLNKVVKAAGFDAYLNAILTVEPVRLFKTAPETYNLALNQFACHKQDILFVSSNGWDALGATWFGFKTFWVNRYNFPLEEIGPHPTKVGRQLTDILDLLN, from the coding sequence ATGGCAATTAAAGCTGTGGTATTCGATGCGTACGGTACTTTATTTGATGTCTATTCAGTTGGCGTGTTAGCAGAAGAGCTTTTCCCAGGTAACGGGCAAGCATTGTCACAAATTTGGCGTGATAAGCAAATTGAATATACTCGTCTTATTACGCAGAGTGATCCTCATAACCCTCAGGGAAGCCAATATTATTTACCGTTTGAAGAAATAACCCGTTGCGCTTTGCGTTATGCATGTAAGCGATTGTCATTGCTATTAAACGATGACAAAGAGCGTCAACTAATGGATGCTTATAATCAGTTAACTCCTTTTCCAGAAAATTTATCTGTTTTACGAGCCTTGCACGAAAAGAAAATCAATACGGCAATCCTATCAAACGGGTCCCATGAGATGTTAAATAAAGTAGTTAAAGCGGCAGGATTTGATGCTTACTTAAATGCCATTTTAACAGTGGAGCCGGTACGTTTATTTAAAACTGCTCCTGAAACTTACAACTTAGCTCTCAACCAATTTGCTTGTCATAAGCAAGACATTCTTTTTGTATCAAGTAACGGTTGGGATGCGTTGGGTGCTACCTGGTTTGGCTTTAAAACTTTTTGGGTGAATCGATATAATTTCCCTTTAGAGGAAATAGGCCCTCATCCCACTAAAGTGGGCCGTCAGTTAACAGATATATTAGATTTGCTCAATTAA
- a CDS encoding mannose-1-phosphate guanylyltransferase/mannose-6-phosphate isomerase — protein MASGTIQPVILCGGSGTRLWPLSRKAFPKQFVPLINNKSLLQLTFERVKQLNPSVLTVSSEEHRFLVDDAAQQAEVNAVHLLEPVARNTAAAILYAALYVKHDEDLLLFCPADHHIPDHLAFSKMISEAKHAAQAGYLVTFGVVPTEPSTAYGYIQASEEKVPHSTVNFVKGFIEKPNLTRAIELLSNPHCLWNAGIFLMRKDALIQACARYAPDILAAVNKAYLTQQTDQHFVRVSQAEYQTIPSHPIDTALFEKADNVAVMPFSGVWSDVGSWNALAQLTEPDNQGNRLEGQAHVLDSQNNYIYAQHRPVVALGVTDLIIVDTQDALLVTHKDQVEKVKQVVSHLQEAEVPEALQHRRVPRPWGEFDSVDRGERFQVKRITVKPGGRLSLQMHHHRAEHWVVVKGTATVTRDEDILTLSENQSIYIPLGIKHRLENLTTEPLEIIEVQSGGYLGEDDIVRFDDGYGRS, from the coding sequence ATGGCGAGTGGAACTATACAACCAGTCATTTTGTGCGGGGGGAGTGGGACACGCTTGTGGCCTTTATCTAGAAAAGCTTTCCCTAAACAATTTGTACCTTTAATTAATAACAAGAGTTTGTTACAGCTCACTTTTGAAAGAGTGAAGCAATTAAACCCATCTGTTCTAACGGTATCCTCTGAGGAACATCGGTTTTTGGTGGATGATGCGGCTCAACAGGCTGAGGTCAATGCCGTTCATTTATTAGAACCTGTTGCAAGAAATACGGCTGCTGCAATACTGTACGCGGCACTGTATGTTAAGCACGATGAGGATTTGTTGTTATTTTGTCCGGCAGATCACCATATTCCAGATCACTTGGCTTTTTCTAAAATGATTAGTGAAGCTAAGCATGCAGCCCAAGCGGGATACCTTGTCACCTTTGGTGTGGTGCCAACAGAACCCAGTACGGCCTATGGCTATATCCAGGCTAGTGAGGAAAAAGTCCCTCATTCAACAGTAAATTTTGTAAAAGGATTTATTGAAAAGCCCAATTTAACACGCGCTATAGAGTTATTGAGTAACCCACATTGTTTATGGAATGCGGGAATATTCTTAATGCGTAAGGATGCTCTCATTCAAGCTTGTGCACGCTACGCACCTGATATTCTCGCGGCAGTGAATAAGGCATATTTAACCCAACAAACGGACCAACATTTTGTACGTGTCAGTCAAGCGGAATACCAAACTATTCCATCCCATCCCATTGACACAGCGTTATTTGAAAAAGCGGATAACGTGGCAGTGATGCCATTCTCTGGTGTATGGAGTGACGTTGGTAGTTGGAATGCGTTGGCGCAACTCACAGAACCTGATAATCAGGGGAATCGATTAGAGGGACAAGCCCATGTCTTGGATAGCCAAAATAATTATATCTATGCTCAACATCGACCGGTTGTCGCTCTGGGTGTAACTGATCTGATTATTGTTGATACACAAGATGCCTTGTTGGTGACCCATAAAGATCAGGTTGAAAAAGTAAAGCAAGTAGTTAGTCATTTACAAGAAGCTGAGGTCCCTGAAGCACTTCAGCACCGACGTGTTCCAAGACCGTGGGGCGAGTTTGATTCAGTAGATCGAGGTGAACGTTTTCAAGTGAAAAGAATCACAGTCAAGCCCGGCGGAAGGTTATCTTTACAAATGCATCACCATCGTGCCGAGCATTGGGTAGTGGTAAAAGGAACTGCGACTGTTACTCGTGATGAAGATATATTGACTTTATCTGAGAACCAATCTATCTATATTCCCTTAGGTATTAAACATCGTCTTGAAAATTTAACAACAGAACCACTGGAAATTATTGAAGTTCAATCAGGTGGATATTTAGGGGAAGATGACATTGTGCGTTTTGACGACGGTTATGGGAGAAGTTAA
- a CDS encoding fatty acid desaturase yields MNTSIRQPIYHPVALLGALIAIIFAWLPSLCLILGHPGWPLWIGLIALPILELVFHRYQGPIPYWRFGVLRVIIAVITIQGIVGALLAVNYPWWLVILAGAGSGYAAGGSGNALGHELGHSRSIWDKRLAKWFFTTVCFGHYTQEHGAGHHVLVGTPKDSLYTHVSDNLTSFSKRNMIKQLRLGIEIATARRNIWSEVYGPIFFYIVLNIIIGYFAGFKGVVFMMAQTIVMYMVDASITFIQHWALHRNQVNGRYERVGPQHTWDCNNWITTVVSFNNCRHVDHHINPGKDLNGLENVPEAPQMPYGYAVMGTLANFPGLFRRVMEPHLPQH; encoded by the coding sequence ATGAATACTTCAATAAGACAACCTATTTATCACCCCGTGGCACTATTAGGTGCCTTGATTGCTATTATTTTTGCCTGGCTGCCAAGCTTATGTCTGATACTTGGGCATCCTGGTTGGCCCTTATGGATTGGCCTTATTGCTTTACCAATCCTTGAATTGGTATTTCATCGCTACCAAGGACCGATTCCCTATTGGCGTTTCGGCGTATTGCGAGTCATTATTGCCGTTATTACCATTCAAGGTATTGTTGGTGCCTTATTAGCCGTTAATTATCCTTGGTGGTTGGTTATTCTAGCCGGAGCAGGATCAGGGTATGCAGCTGGTGGCTCAGGCAATGCGTTAGGTCATGAATTAGGACACAGTCGTTCTATTTGGGATAAACGCCTTGCTAAATGGTTTTTTACTACGGTTTGTTTTGGTCATTACACACAAGAACATGGCGCAGGTCATCATGTTCTTGTTGGTACCCCAAAAGACAGTCTTTACACACATGTTAGTGACAATTTAACCAGTTTTTCTAAACGTAACATGATCAAGCAACTACGTTTAGGTATTGAAATTGCTACAGCCCGAAGAAACATTTGGTCTGAAGTGTATGGTCCCATCTTCTTTTATATTGTTTTAAATATCATCATTGGCTATTTTGCAGGTTTCAAAGGCGTTGTATTTATGATGGCACAAACCATAGTGATGTATATGGTAGATGCCTCCATCACTTTCATACAACACTGGGCATTACACCGCAATCAAGTTAACGGTCGTTATGAGCGCGTTGGCCCTCAACATACCTGGGATTGTAACAATTGGATTACAACCGTAGTCTCATTTAATAATTGCCGCCATGTTGATCACCACATTAATCCAGGAAAAGATTTGAATGGCCTTGAAAACGTTCCAGAGGCTCCACAAATGCCTTATGGATATGCCGTTATGGGAACATTGGCTAACTTCCCTGGTTTATTTAGACGTGTCATGGAACCACATTTACCACAACACTAA
- the lgt gene encoding prolipoprotein diacylglyceryl transferase gives MLVHPNFDPVAIHIGPLAVRWYGLMYLFGFLAGSYVGHWRAKTQPWLKWDVDEVDQFLTYVVFGVVLGGRLGYVLFYKPDYYFSHPLDIFAVWQGGMSFHGGFLGVTIGSMLFARKTQRRWLEVTDFVAPLVTFGLGFGRLGNFINGELPGRPTSLPWGMVFPQTDLIARHPSQIYEAILEGLVLGTILVIASRRQRPIGVLSSYFLMGYGSFRFLVEFTREPDNFLGLLTFGLSMGQWLSLPMVIVGIWLWRTSLKSAIIKSE, from the coding sequence ATGCTGGTACATCCAAACTTTGACCCTGTGGCCATTCATATTGGCCCTCTTGCTGTGCGCTGGTACGGCTTGATGTACCTGTTTGGCTTTCTTGCAGGGTCTTACGTGGGTCATTGGCGTGCCAAGACACAGCCATGGCTAAAATGGGACGTTGATGAAGTAGATCAATTTCTAACGTACGTTGTTTTTGGTGTTGTTTTGGGTGGTCGTTTAGGTTACGTACTCTTTTATAAACCTGACTATTATTTTTCTCATCCTCTTGATATCTTTGCTGTATGGCAAGGGGGAATGTCTTTTCATGGTGGTTTTTTAGGAGTAACGATTGGCAGTATGTTATTTGCTAGAAAAACACAACGGCGCTGGTTAGAGGTTACTGACTTTGTTGCGCCCTTAGTTACTTTCGGATTAGGATTTGGTCGCCTTGGTAACTTCATAAACGGAGAATTACCAGGACGCCCTACTTCTTTGCCATGGGGTATGGTTTTTCCTCAAACAGATCTCATAGCGCGCCATCCGTCACAAATCTATGAAGCCATACTTGAGGGACTAGTGCTTGGTACTATTCTCGTTATAGCAAGTCGACGCCAACGCCCAATAGGGGTATTGTCCTCTTATTTTTTAATGGGTTACGGTAGCTTCCGATTTTTAGTTGAATTCACACGCGAACCAGATAATTTTCTTGGTTTACTTACTTTTGGTCTCAGTATGGGTCAATGGTTAAGCTTACCCATGGTTATTGTCGGCATTTGGCTATGGAGAACTTCATTAAAATCGGCTATTATAAAAAGTGAATAA
- a CDS encoding c-type cytochrome, translated as MNKLVSSTLALSLACLSFTTFAAEKGETLAAQHGCLSCHAVDHKIVGPAYKDVAKKYQGVAGIEDKLFHKVRNGGGGVWGAMAMPAQKTVSDADLHTILKWVLSR; from the coding sequence ATGAATAAACTCGTGTCTTCAACTCTAGCCCTTTCACTAGCTTGCCTTTCATTCACCACTTTTGCTGCAGAAAAGGGTGAGACTCTTGCGGCTCAACACGGCTGCCTGTCATGTCACGCTGTTGACCATAAAATTGTAGGCCCCGCTTACAAAGATGTCGCTAAAAAATACCAAGGTGTTGCCGGTATTGAAGATAAACTCTTTCATAAAGTAAGAAACGGTGGTGGAGGCGTATGGGGTGCCATGGCTATGCCTGCCCAAAAAACAGTCTCTGATGCGGATTTACACACTATTTTAAAATGGGTTTTAAGCAGATAA
- a CDS encoding branched-chain amino acid ABC transporter substrate-binding protein gives MDVKHAVKTTILLTALALLSSCQKSSPSTSSDTLEVLIGSAAPLTGPQSHLGQDNANGAQLAVDDANKEHIVINGKKIHFTLQSEDDAADPKTGTIVAQKFADQKVNGVVGHLNSGTTIPASRIYSDAGIVQISPSATNPKYTQQGFKTAFRVMANDIQQGKVLAQFTSQHLKAKRVAIIDDATSYGQGLADEYAKSLQGVEIVSREHTDDHSTDFSAILTRIKGKSPDVIFYGGMDAQSGPMLKQLRDLRDKSIFLTGDGGCSIEFAQLAGAAAQGSFCSLPGVPLNKMPKGVDFQTRFKAKYGDIQDYAPYAYDAVGVMIAAMKKAQSVDPQVYVKVMPTIHYDGVTANIAFDDKGDLKDGEVTLYEWQNGKKVPINNQ, from the coding sequence ATGGATGTTAAACACGCAGTCAAGACTACTATTTTATTAACCGCTCTAGCACTTCTTTCAAGTTGTCAAAAAAGTAGTCCTTCTACTTCCAGCGATACACTGGAGGTACTAATTGGCTCTGCGGCACCTTTAACGGGTCCACAATCACACCTAGGTCAAGACAACGCCAATGGAGCACAACTGGCTGTTGATGATGCGAATAAAGAGCATATCGTTATTAATGGCAAAAAAATACATTTCACCCTACAAAGTGAAGATGATGCGGCTGATCCTAAAACCGGTACTATCGTTGCACAAAAATTTGCTGATCAAAAAGTGAATGGTGTAGTGGGGCATTTGAATTCGGGAACGACAATTCCTGCTTCACGCATATACTCTGATGCAGGAATTGTTCAGATTTCTCCTTCAGCGACCAATCCCAAATATACCCAACAAGGTTTTAAAACCGCTTTCCGTGTTATGGCTAACGATATACAGCAGGGCAAAGTCTTGGCGCAATTCACAAGTCAACATCTTAAAGCCAAGCGGGTTGCTATCATTGACGATGCCACTTCCTATGGGCAAGGGTTAGCAGATGAATATGCGAAAAGCTTACAGGGTGTCGAGATCGTTTCTCGTGAACACACAGATGATCACAGTACAGATTTTAGTGCTATCTTAACGCGTATTAAAGGTAAGTCACCTGATGTTATTTTTTATGGCGGTATGGATGCGCAAAGTGGCCCTATGCTAAAACAACTGCGTGATCTACGTGATAAATCAATCTTTTTAACGGGTGACGGTGGCTGTTCAATTGAATTTGCTCAACTTGCCGGCGCTGCTGCTCAGGGTAGTTTTTGTAGCCTTCCTGGTGTACCACTTAACAAAATGCCCAAAGGCGTAGACTTTCAAACCCGATTTAAAGCGAAATACGGTGATATTCAAGACTATGCTCCCTATGCCTATGATGCTGTAGGGGTGATGATTGCAGCCATGAAAAAAGCGCAGTCAGTTGATCCTCAAGTATATGTGAAAGTTATGCCCACTATTCATTATGATGGAGTGACCGCTAATATAGCCTTTGATGATAAAGGTGATCTTAAGGATGGTGAAGTCACACTTTATGAATGGCAGAACGGGAAGAAAGTACCCATCAATAATCAATAA
- a CDS encoding ABC transporter ATP-binding protein — MLLEVKQLSVSYGGIQAVRDISFHINSGERVTIIGANGAGKSSTLKALAGLVRIEKGTVLFNDKLINTVPAFSRVSQGLCLVPEGRGIFQRMSIEENLWMGAYSRSVSSLKQHLDQVYAIFPRLYERRLQNAGTLSGGEQQMLAIGRALLSQPQLLMLDEPSMGLAPQMVDHLFEIIGRVVETGVSLLLIEQNARLALNLCDRAYVMDTGEIVLAESAAACLNHPLVQQAYLG; from the coding sequence ATGCTGCTTGAGGTCAAACAATTATCTGTTAGTTATGGCGGAATACAAGCGGTACGTGATATTAGTTTTCATATTAATTCTGGAGAAAGGGTAACTATTATTGGTGCTAATGGTGCCGGTAAAAGTAGTACTTTAAAAGCCTTGGCGGGATTAGTGCGTATCGAGAAGGGGACTGTTTTATTTAACGACAAATTAATTAATACTGTTCCCGCATTTTCTCGTGTATCGCAAGGCTTATGTTTAGTACCTGAAGGTCGAGGAATTTTTCAGCGTATGAGTATTGAAGAAAATTTATGGATGGGTGCATACTCTCGATCTGTTTCTTCATTAAAACAACATCTAGATCAAGTATATGCTATTTTTCCTCGACTCTATGAGCGACGTTTACAAAATGCTGGCACGCTCTCAGGCGGAGAACAGCAAATGCTGGCTATTGGCCGTGCGCTTCTCTCTCAACCACAATTACTTATGCTAGATGAGCCAAGCATGGGGTTAGCGCCGCAAATGGTTGACCATTTATTTGAAATTATTGGTCGTGTAGTTGAAACGGGAGTAAGTTTGTTATTAATTGAGCAAAATGCTCGGTTAGCATTAAATCTATGCGACAGGGCTTATGTGATGGATACAGGAGAGATTGTCTTGGCAGAGAGTGCTGCGGCCTGTTTAAACCATCCCTTGGTGCAACAGGCCTACTTAGGTTAG